A region from the Leopardus geoffroyi isolate Oge1 chromosome E3, O.geoffroyi_Oge1_pat1.0, whole genome shotgun sequence genome encodes:
- the MYL10 gene encoding myosin regulatory light chain 10 isoform X1 produces MAPRRARKRAEGGASSNVFSMFDQSQIQEFKEAFTIMDQNRDGFIDKEDLRDTFAALGRINVKNEELEAMVKEAPGPINFTVFLTMFGEKLKGTDPEETILHAFKVFDTEGKGFVKADFIKEKLMTQADRFSEEEVKQMFAAFPPDVCGNLDYRSLCYIITHGEEKD; encoded by the exons ATG GCACCGAGAAGGGCCCGCAAGAGAGCGGAGGGCGGAGCCAGCTCCAATGTCTTCTCCATGTTTGATCAGTCCCAGATCCAGGAGTTTAAAGAG GCCTTCACCATCATGGACCAGAACCGGGATGGCTTCATCGACAAGGAGGACCTGAGAGACACCTTTGCTGCCTTGG gccgCATCAACGTGAAGAACGAGGAGCTGGAGGCCATGGTGAAGGAGGCCCCCGGGCCCATCAACTTCACCGTCTTCCTGACCATGTTCGGGGAGAAGCTGAAGG GTACGGACCCAGAGGAGACCATTCTCCACGCCTTCAAGGTGTTTGACACCGAAGGGAAAGGTTTCGTCAAGGCTGATTT CATCAAAGAGAAACTCATGACCCAGGCGGACCGGTTCAGTGAGGAGGAG gtcAAGCAGATGTTCGCGGCTTTCCCTCCAGACGTGTGTGGCAACCTGGACTACAGGAGCCTATGCTACATCATCACCCACGGCGAAGAGAAGGACTAG
- the MYL10 gene encoding myosin regulatory light chain 10 isoform X2 → MAFTIMDQNRDGFIDKEDLRDTFAALGRINVKNEELEAMVKEAPGPINFTVFLTMFGEKLKGTDPEETILHAFKVFDTEGKGFVKADFIKEKLMTQADRFSEEEVKQMFAAFPPDVCGNLDYRSLCYIITHGEEKD, encoded by the exons ATG GCCTTCACCATCATGGACCAGAACCGGGATGGCTTCATCGACAAGGAGGACCTGAGAGACACCTTTGCTGCCTTGG gccgCATCAACGTGAAGAACGAGGAGCTGGAGGCCATGGTGAAGGAGGCCCCCGGGCCCATCAACTTCACCGTCTTCCTGACCATGTTCGGGGAGAAGCTGAAGG GTACGGACCCAGAGGAGACCATTCTCCACGCCTTCAAGGTGTTTGACACCGAAGGGAAAGGTTTCGTCAAGGCTGATTT CATCAAAGAGAAACTCATGACCCAGGCGGACCGGTTCAGTGAGGAGGAG gtcAAGCAGATGTTCGCGGCTTTCCCTCCAGACGTGTGTGGCAACCTGGACTACAGGAGCCTATGCTACATCATCACCCACGGCGAAGAGAAGGACTAG